A single region of the Pseudomonas sp. GGS8 genome encodes:
- a CDS encoding DUF3309 family protein translates to MDMGTILIVILILLLIGGLPVFPHSRSWGYGPSGIIGVVLVVLLILLLLGKI, encoded by the coding sequence ATAGACATGGGCACAATTCTTATCGTTATTCTTATTCTGTTGTTGATAGGTGGTTTGCCGGTCTTCCCGCACTCCAGAAGTTGGGGTTACGGCCCGTCCGGTATCATCGGCGTGGTGTTGGTGGTGCTGTTGATCCTGCTGCTGCTTGGCAAGATATAA
- a CDS encoding LTA synthase family protein, whose amino-acid sequence MANPDALNQQRASSRLLQPTVKSHLAYTLLCALIMMVMFSLLRVALLVYNRSMILDTPASTFLEAFANGLRFDLRLVVYFSVPLLLALFSARAMAARGFFRLWLTVASSIALFLGLMEMDFYREFHQRLNGLVFQYVKEDPKTVMSMLWYGFPVVRYLLAWGVGTLILTLAFKGADRATRPRGPFSGGSIGTRQVAPWYARGVVFVVCLMVCVVAARGTLRQGPPLRWGDVYTTDSNFANQLGLNGTLSLIAAAKSRMSEDRDNIWKATLPQPQAQKIVRDMLVMSDEKLVDADIAAVRRDYVPPADKTLPIKNVVVILMESMAGHSVGALGAPGNITPNLDKLSKEGLLFDRFFSNGTHTHQGMFATMACFPNLPGFEYLMQTPEGSHKLSGLPQLLSARNYGDVYVYNGDFAWDNQSGFFSNQGMTNFIGRNDFVNPVFSDPTWGVSDQDMFDRGLVELKARENGKPFYALLQTLSNHTPYALPTPLPVEPVTDRGSLNEHLTAMRYADWALGQFFEKARKEPYFKETLFVIVGDHGFGNERQITEMDLGRFNVPMLMIAPGIQEKFGQRDHTVGTQIDIVPTIMGRIGGEVRHQCWGRDLLNLPEGDTGFGVIKPSGSEQTTAIITADQILVLPKDKEMAPKMYQYELGSTPHAEIVPNAPRTAELKLKLEAFLQTATKSLLDNTAGVVNGKPD is encoded by the coding sequence ATGGCAAACCCGGACGCCCTGAATCAGCAGCGAGCTTCTAGTCGCCTGCTGCAACCGACCGTCAAATCGCATCTGGCCTACACGCTGTTGTGCGCCTTGATCATGATGGTCATGTTCAGCCTGCTGCGCGTCGCGCTGCTGGTCTACAACCGCTCGATGATCCTCGACACACCAGCTTCGACCTTCCTGGAAGCGTTCGCCAACGGCCTGCGTTTCGACTTGCGCCTGGTGGTTTACTTCAGCGTTCCGCTGCTGCTGGCCCTGTTCAGCGCCCGGGCCATGGCGGCCCGCGGGTTCTTCCGGCTCTGGTTGACCGTTGCCTCGAGTATCGCGCTGTTCCTCGGCTTGATGGAGATGGACTTTTACCGCGAGTTCCACCAGCGCCTCAACGGTCTGGTCTTCCAGTACGTGAAAGAAGACCCGAAAACCGTGATGAGCATGCTCTGGTACGGTTTTCCGGTGGTTCGCTACCTGTTGGCCTGGGGCGTGGGCACGTTAATTCTGACCCTCGCGTTCAAGGGCGCCGACCGCGCCACGCGTCCTCGTGGGCCATTCAGCGGTGGCAGCATCGGAACCCGCCAGGTCGCTCCGTGGTATGCGCGCGGCGTGGTGTTCGTGGTCTGCCTGATGGTCTGTGTGGTCGCGGCGCGTGGCACCCTGCGCCAGGGCCCGCCGCTGCGTTGGGGTGACGTTTACACCACGGACTCGAACTTCGCCAACCAGCTGGGCCTCAATGGCACGCTGTCGCTGATCGCGGCGGCCAAGAGCCGGATGTCCGAAGACCGCGATAATATCTGGAAGGCAACGCTGCCACAGCCGCAAGCTCAGAAAATCGTGCGTGACATGCTGGTGATGTCGGACGAAAAACTGGTGGATGCCGATATCGCTGCGGTGCGTCGTGATTATGTGCCGCCGGCCGACAAGACCCTGCCGATCAAGAACGTTGTCGTGATCCTGATGGAAAGTATGGCCGGTCACTCGGTGGGTGCCTTGGGCGCGCCGGGAAACATCACGCCGAACCTCGACAAACTGTCGAAAGAAGGCCTGCTGTTCGATCGCTTCTTCTCCAACGGGACGCATACCCACCAGGGTATGTTCGCCACCATGGCCTGCTTCCCGAACCTGCCGGGTTTTGAATACCTGATGCAGACCCCGGAAGGCAGCCACAAGTTGTCCGGCCTGCCGCAGCTGCTCAGCGCACGTAATTACGGCGACGTGTATGTCTACAACGGCGATTTTGCCTGGGACAACCAGTCGGGTTTCTTCAGCAACCAGGGCATGACCAACTTCATTGGTCGTAACGACTTCGTGAACCCGGTGTTCTCCGACCCGACCTGGGGCGTGTCCGACCAGGACATGTTCGACCGTGGTCTGGTAGAGCTCAAGGCGCGGGAAAACGGCAAGCCGTTCTATGCGTTGCTGCAAACCCTGTCCAACCACACGCCATATGCCTTGCCGACACCATTGCCGGTTGAACCTGTAACCGATCGCGGCAGCCTGAACGAGCATTTGACCGCCATGCGTTACGCGGACTGGGCACTGGGACAATTCTTTGAAAAGGCTCGCAAGGAGCCTTACTTCAAAGAAACCCTGTTTGTCATCGTGGGTGACCACGGTTTTGGCAACGAGCGTCAGATCACCGAAATGGACCTGGGCCGCTTCAACGTACCGATGTTGATGATTGCACCGGGCATCCAGGAAAAGTTCGGCCAGCGTGACCATACCGTGGGCACTCAGATCGATATCGTGCCAACCATCATGGGCCGTATTGGTGGTGAAGTGCGTCATCAGTGTTGGGGGCGTGATCTGCTCAATCTGCCTGAAGGCGACACCGGTTTTGGTGTGATCAAGCCGTCAGGAAGTGAGCAAACCACCGCTATCATCACAGCTGACCAGATTCTTGTTCTGCCAAAGGATAAGGAAATGGCGCCGAAGATGTACCAATACGAACTGGGTTCGACGCCTCACGCCGAGATCGTTCCGAATGCACCGCGTACGGCTGAGTTGAAGCTCAAGCTCGAAGCGTTCCTGCAAACAGCGACCAAAAGCCTGCTCGATAACACCGCAGGTGTGGTTAACGGCAAACCGGATTAA
- a CDS encoding START domain-containing protein, whose translation MGSLHRIAVLCGLTVLLASTAQAEDWKTAKDEDGIKVSLSEVAGSQYKAYRGVTVMKTTMAKLRALQEDVPGACAWIHECKTQKLLKHEGNQSWTYTQFNTPWPVTARDSVLHVTTVEGADGSLTRELEGQPKYLPEEKGFVRVAQVKGFWKFVPKGDQVEVTYQVHTDPGGSVPSWLANKFVVDAPFNTLKALKERAEK comes from the coding sequence ATGGGTTCGCTGCATCGTATCGCTGTGCTGTGTGGTTTGACGGTTTTGCTGGCCTCCACGGCCCAGGCCGAAGACTGGAAAACCGCCAAGGACGAAGACGGCATCAAGGTGTCCTTGAGTGAGGTGGCCGGTTCCCAATACAAGGCTTACCGTGGTGTAACGGTCATGAAGACCACCATGGCCAAATTGCGTGCATTGCAGGAAGACGTACCAGGGGCCTGCGCCTGGATTCATGAGTGCAAGACCCAGAAGCTGCTCAAGCACGAAGGCAATCAGAGCTGGACCTACACTCAATTCAATACACCCTGGCCGGTCACTGCTCGCGATTCGGTGTTGCATGTCACCACCGTTGAGGGCGCCGATGGCAGCCTGACCCGCGAGCTGGAAGGGCAGCCGAAGTACCTTCCGGAAGAGAAAGGTTTTGTACGCGTCGCCCAGGTCAAGGGTTTCTGGAAGTTCGTGCCCAAAGGCGATCAAGTCGAAGTGACGTATCAGGTCCACACCGATCCAGGCGGCAGCGTGCCGTCGTGGTTGGCCAACAAGTTCGTGGTCGATGCACCGTTCAATACCCTCAAAGCGCTGAAGGAACGTGCCGAGAAGTAA
- a CDS encoding YkgJ family cysteine cluster protein — protein sequence MRCREGCGACCIAPSISSPIPGMPNGKAAGERCVQLSADNLCSIFGRPERPAVCSAFEADVEVCGSSRDEAIKLLGWWEQMTAA from the coding sequence ATGAGATGCCGTGAAGGCTGTGGCGCCTGTTGCATTGCCCCTTCCATCAGTTCGCCGATTCCCGGCATGCCCAATGGCAAAGCCGCCGGAGAACGATGCGTACAACTGTCTGCCGATAACCTGTGCAGCATTTTCGGCAGGCCGGAGCGTCCCGCGGTGTGTTCGGCATTTGAGGCCGATGTCGAGGTTTGCGGAAGCAGCCGCGACGAAGCGATCAAGTTGCTGGGCTGGTGGGAGCAAATGACGGCCGCGTGA
- a CDS encoding translation initiation factor 2 — protein MKPIFPAAWLLICLLMTCQAEGVMAASVQEKPTAAATAKKPVAVIKTAPAKKKAAPVKKRSPIASKSKPASEVLKTNLPPANLDLSLPKDKVDELKPVGTVPLPRHDAVLPQMFGGKSSPFQLNGRLISNEMQLQRRNEERRDVEGAALEFEFKQ, from the coding sequence ATGAAACCGATTTTTCCTGCCGCCTGGTTATTGATCTGCCTGTTGATGACTTGTCAGGCGGAAGGTGTCATGGCGGCTTCCGTTCAGGAAAAACCGACAGCCGCCGCAACCGCGAAAAAACCGGTGGCGGTTATAAAAACCGCTCCAGCCAAAAAGAAGGCTGCCCCGGTCAAAAAGCGTTCTCCCATTGCGTCCAAGTCAAAACCAGCCAGCGAAGTGTTGAAAACCAACCTCCCTCCCGCCAATCTCGACTTGAGCTTGCCCAAGGATAAGGTCGATGAATTGAAACCGGTCGGCACGGTACCGTTGCCTCGACACGATGCGGTGTTGCCGCAAATGTTCGGTGGCAAAAGCAGTCCGTTTCAGCTGAACGGTCGCCTGATCAGCAACGAAATGCAGCTGCAACGACGCAATGAAGAGCGCCGGGACGTTGAAGGCGCGGCGCTGGAATTCGAGTTCAAGCAGTAA
- a CDS encoding PLP-dependent aminotransferase family protein produces MTNLLLYQRIAQQLAEDIRRGVYQPGERVPSVRKMSSQLNVSHATVLQAYANLEDQGLIRARPQSGYYVHQTPALTAPTPDIARVERPGLVTRSSIIQQVLVESRREGVFPLGAAVPSVDYLPVRALHQQLAKVTRFHSPRAFSYMFSPGFEPLRRQVAIRMRDAGVVVDPSEVVITHGCVDALQMSLRVLTRPGDLIAAESPTYYGLLQLADLLGLKVIEIPSDPATGMSLEALQLAANQWSIKALVLTTRLSNPLGGTMPEERQKQLLRLASDFDIQIVEDDIYGELMFEQGRTKSLKAYDRLDRVIYCSSFSKTLSPGVRIGWMIAGKYQPEIQRLQTFSTHSACSVTQMGIAAYLENGGYDRHLRYIRQEYRKNLSAFQLGVQQYFPEGTQMTRPTGGFILWVSLPGRVNTQELHVRALQQGISIAPGLIFSNTEQFNHCIRLNCGIPWNREAERALMTLGLLATQLCQETTSGF; encoded by the coding sequence ATGACCAATCTCTTGCTCTATCAACGTATTGCTCAGCAACTGGCCGAAGACATCCGCCGCGGCGTCTATCAGCCGGGAGAGCGCGTGCCTTCGGTGCGCAAGATGAGCTCGCAGCTCAACGTCAGCCATGCGACGGTGTTGCAAGCCTACGCCAACCTTGAAGATCAAGGGCTGATCCGTGCCCGGCCGCAATCCGGTTACTACGTGCACCAGACGCCGGCCCTGACGGCACCGACCCCGGACATCGCCCGGGTCGAGCGCCCAGGCCTGGTCACTCGCAGCAGCATCATTCAGCAAGTCCTGGTCGAATCGCGCCGCGAAGGCGTGTTCCCATTGGGCGCGGCCGTACCGAGCGTCGATTATCTACCGGTGCGGGCGCTGCATCAGCAACTGGCCAAAGTCACTCGTTTCCATAGTCCGCGGGCGTTCAGCTACATGTTCAGTCCCGGTTTCGAGCCGTTGCGTCGGCAAGTGGCGATCCGCATGCGCGATGCCGGCGTGGTGGTTGATCCGTCGGAAGTGGTGATCACCCATGGCTGCGTCGATGCATTGCAGATGTCTCTGCGCGTATTGACCCGGCCGGGCGATCTGATTGCCGCCGAGTCGCCGACCTATTACGGTTTGCTGCAACTGGCCGACCTGTTGGGGTTGAAAGTCATCGAGATCCCCAGCGATCCGGCTACTGGTATGAGCCTCGAAGCTCTGCAACTGGCGGCCAACCAGTGGTCGATCAAGGCGCTGGTGCTGACCACGCGCCTGAGCAATCCCTTGGGCGGCACCATGCCCGAAGAGCGGCAGAAACAACTGCTGCGCCTGGCCTCGGATTTCGATATCCAGATCGTCGAAGACGATATTTACGGCGAGCTGATGTTCGAGCAGGGCCGCACCAAATCGCTCAAGGCCTATGACCGGCTGGATCGGGTGATTTATTGCTCCAGCTTCTCCAAAACCCTGTCGCCCGGCGTGCGGATCGGCTGGATGATTGCCGGCAAGTACCAGCCGGAAATCCAGCGCTTGCAGACGTTCAGCACGCATTCGGCCTGCAGCGTCACGCAAATGGGCATTGCGGCCTATCTGGAGAACGGTGGTTACGACCGGCATTTGCGTTACATCCGTCAGGAGTACCGCAAGAACCTCAGCGCTTTCCAACTGGGAGTTCAGCAATACTTCCCGGAAGGCACACAGATGACCCGGCCTACTGGCGGGTTCATTCTGTGGGTCAGCCTGCCGGGGCGGGTCAACACGCAGGAGTTGCATGTGCGTGCGCTGCAGCAGGGCATCAGCATTGCGCCGGGGCTGATTTTCAGTAACACCGAACAGTTCAATCACTGCATTCGCCTGAACTGTGGCATCCCCTGGAACCGCGAAGCCGAGCGTGCATTGATGACGCTGGGGTTGCTGGCAACGCAACTTTGCCAAGAGACGACGAGCGGTTTTTAA
- a CDS encoding OmpA family protein, which yields MNFKTQVLGGLILVGCASLYGCAGQHSEAALQQAGADFQKVKEDSNVLRIAPKDVIRAGESLARADRLSSYWGSGSDVVHYAYLSQRYSEIAREHTNQVLNEERAAKLELERQRLQLALRESKLLSVQQQGKWLEEQIVALATTQTDRGLVMTLGDVLFDTGEAELKNSANRVVLKIVQFLQLNPKRVVRIEGYTDSTGGKQENLKLSRDRAQSVADVLMDLGIDDKRIQVEGYGDEYPVDANASERGRAQNRRVEIVFSDEKGQLGAAR from the coding sequence ATGAACTTCAAGACCCAAGTACTCGGCGGCTTGATCCTGGTCGGCTGTGCAAGCCTTTATGGCTGCGCCGGTCAACACAGCGAAGCCGCGTTGCAGCAGGCTGGTGCCGACTTCCAGAAGGTCAAGGAAGACTCCAACGTGCTGCGCATTGCACCCAAAGACGTGATCCGCGCCGGCGAGTCTCTGGCCCGCGCCGATCGTCTGTCCAGCTACTGGGGCAGCGGTTCCGACGTGGTGCATTACGCCTACCTGAGCCAGCGCTACAGCGAAATCGCCCGGGAACACACCAATCAGGTGCTCAACGAAGAGCGCGCAGCGAAGCTCGAACTCGAGCGTCAGCGCCTGCAACTGGCGCTGCGAGAGTCCAAGTTGCTCAGCGTGCAGCAACAGGGCAAGTGGCTCGAAGAGCAGATCGTGGCGCTGGCGACCACTCAGACCGACCGTGGTCTGGTGATGACCCTGGGCGATGTGTTGTTCGATACCGGTGAAGCGGAGCTGAAGAACTCGGCGAACCGTGTAGTGCTGAAAATCGTCCAGTTCCTGCAACTCAACCCCAAGCGCGTGGTGCGGATCGAAGGCTACACCGACAGCACCGGCGGGAAACAGGAAAACCTCAAGCTGTCCCGCGACCGTGCACAATCGGTGGCTGACGTGCTGATGGACCTGGGCATCGACGACAAACGCATCCAGGTTGAAGGTTACGGCGATGAATACCCGGTGGACGCCAACGCTTCCGAGCGCGGTCGTGCACAGAACCGTCGGGTGGAAATTGTGTTCTCCGACGAAAAAGGCCAGCTCGGCGCTGCCCGCTAA
- a CDS encoding DUF4398 domain-containing protein, translated as MSIRPLFAALAVLALAGCAADPAPNEQIRLTEQALEQAKAVGATAEEVPELKLAQDKFNRAKGNMADQSFKNARMRAEQAELDARLAEARVLTHKSEEQLNVLNSRITRLRKQLGDAQ; from the coding sequence GTGAGTATTCGACCTCTTTTCGCTGCCCTGGCCGTTCTGGCTCTGGCGGGTTGTGCAGCCGATCCTGCGCCGAATGAACAAATACGCCTGACCGAACAGGCCCTCGAACAAGCCAAGGCCGTGGGCGCTACCGCTGAGGAAGTGCCGGAGCTGAAGCTGGCCCAGGACAAGTTCAACCGTGCCAAGGGCAATATGGCCGACCAGTCCTTCAAGAATGCGCGTATGCGGGCCGAGCAGGCCGAGCTGGACGCGCGCCTGGCCGAAGCCCGGGTCCTGACCCACAAGAGCGAGGAGCAGTTGAACGTGCTCAATTCCCGCATCACCCGCCTGCGCAAGCAACTGGGAGATGCCCAATGA
- a CDS encoding ABC transporter substrate-binding protein: MDLRRWFGCSFLPGVWLSLALMPGLSAAAGKCERLIVTGSPDAPPYLWQDPQDPKHLIGASADLLQQVAGELGIKVELLYAGKRSQALDEVRSGRMDMLADAPLAVNELENLDYIHPALLENDYLVWTRNDSLLVYNEAQDLHGHPGALSEKARVTPSFGTFAEQQLTLVRTPNLTQAFQKLLLGEVEFVLAGRYSGMAMVQTLGMANDLMAHPQPIDKPGLYLAVSHNSACNDPWLRGQLAKKMTELPASGLTEAALLRNIERWKAQGSQQQPQPVSTPKQ; encoded by the coding sequence ATGGATCTGCGCCGCTGGTTTGGCTGCTCTTTTTTGCCGGGGGTGTGGTTGAGCCTGGCGCTAATGCCAGGGTTGTCCGCCGCCGCGGGCAAGTGCGAGCGCTTGATCGTGACCGGCAGCCCGGACGCACCGCCGTACCTGTGGCAAGACCCGCAAGACCCCAAGCACTTGATCGGCGCCAGTGCTGATCTGTTGCAGCAAGTGGCGGGGGAGTTGGGCATCAAGGTTGAGCTGCTGTATGCCGGCAAACGCTCCCAGGCCCTGGATGAAGTGCGCAGTGGGCGCATGGACATGCTGGCCGATGCGCCCTTGGCGGTAAATGAGCTGGAAAATCTGGATTACATCCATCCAGCGCTGCTGGAAAACGATTATCTGGTCTGGACCCGCAACGATTCGCTATTGGTCTACAACGAAGCGCAGGACCTTCACGGTCATCCCGGCGCGTTGTCGGAAAAGGCTCGAGTGACCCCTTCATTCGGCACTTTCGCCGAGCAGCAATTGACCCTCGTGCGCACACCCAATCTGACTCAGGCCTTTCAGAAACTGCTGCTGGGCGAGGTGGAATTTGTCCTCGCCGGCCGTTACTCGGGCATGGCCATGGTGCAAACGCTGGGGATGGCCAATGACTTGATGGCCCACCCACAACCCATCGACAAACCCGGCCTGTATCTCGCGGTTTCCCATAACTCTGCCTGTAACGATCCTTGGTTGCGCGGACAGCTGGCCAAAAAGATGACAGAATTGCCCGCGTCCGGACTGACGGAGGCTGCGTTGCTGCGCAATATCGAGCGTTGGAAAGCGCAAGGCTCACAACAGCAGCCACAACCGGTCAGTACCCCAAAACAGTAG
- a CDS encoding electron transfer flavoprotein subunit alpha/FixB family protein: MTILVIAEHDNKALAPATLNTVAAAAKIGGDIHVLVAGQGAGAVAEAAAKVAGVAKVLVADNAAYAHQLPENVAPLVAELGKGYSHILAAATSNGKNILPRVAAQLDVDQISEIISVESADTFKRPIYAGNAIATVQSNAAVKVITVRATGFDPVAAEGGSAAVEAVAAAHDAGTSSFVGEELAKSDRPELTAAKIVVSGGRGMQNGDNFKHLYALADKLGAAVGASRAAVDAGFVPNDMQVGQTGKIVAPQLYIAVGISGAIQHLAGMKDSKVIVAINKDEEAPIFQVADYGLVADLFEAIPEFEKLV; encoded by the coding sequence ATGACTATCTTGGTTATTGCTGAACACGACAACAAAGCGCTGGCCCCAGCCACGCTGAACACCGTTGCTGCTGCCGCGAAAATCGGCGGCGACATCCACGTTCTGGTTGCAGGTCAGGGCGCTGGCGCCGTGGCTGAAGCCGCCGCGAAAGTCGCTGGCGTGGCAAAAGTGCTGGTGGCCGACAACGCCGCCTACGCGCATCAACTGCCGGAAAACGTCGCGCCGCTGGTCGCCGAGTTGGGCAAGGGCTACAGCCACATCCTGGCGGCCGCCACTTCCAACGGCAAAAACATCCTGCCGCGCGTTGCTGCTCAGCTGGACGTTGACCAGATCTCCGAGATCATCTCGGTCGAAAGCGCCGACACCTTCAAGCGCCCGATCTACGCCGGTAACGCCATCGCTACCGTGCAATCGAATGCTGCAGTGAAAGTGATCACCGTGCGTGCTACCGGTTTCGACCCGGTCGCAGCTGAAGGTGGTTCGGCTGCCGTTGAAGCCGTTGCCGCTGCTCACGACGCTGGCACTTCCAGCTTCGTCGGCGAAGAACTGGCCAAGTCCGATCGTCCGGAACTGACCGCTGCCAAGATCGTCGTTTCCGGCGGCCGCGGAATGCAGAACGGCGACAACTTCAAACACCTGTACGCCCTGGCCGACAAGCTGGGCGCTGCTGTCGGTGCTTCGCGCGCTGCAGTCGACGCAGGTTTCGTACCCAACGACATGCAGGTCGGTCAGACCGGCAAAATCGTTGCGCCACAGCTGTACATCGCCGTCGGTATCTCCGGCGCGATCCAGCACCTGGCCGGCATGAAAGACTCCAAAGTGATCGTGGCGATCAACAAGGACGAAGAAGCGCCGATCTTCCAGGTGGCCGATTACGGCCTGGTGGCGGACCTGTTCGAAGCCATCCCTGAGTTCGAGAAGCTGGTCTAA
- a CDS encoding electron transfer flavoprotein subunit beta/FixA family protein, with protein MKVLVAVKRVVDYNVKVRVKADNSGVDLANVKMSMNPFCEIAVEEAVRLKEKGVATEIVVVSIGPSTAQEQLRTALALGADRAILVESAEDLTSLAVAKLLKAVVDKEQPQLVILGKQAIDSDNNQTGQMLAALSGYGQGTFASKVEVSGDSVAVTREIDGGAQTVSLKLPAIVTTDLRLNEPRYASLPNIMKAKKKPLEVLTPDALGVSTASTNKTLKVEAPAARSAGIKVKSVAELVEKLKNEAKVI; from the coding sequence ATGAAGGTTCTTGTAGCTGTCAAACGCGTTGTGGATTACAACGTCAAGGTTCGCGTCAAGGCGGACAATTCCGGCGTCGACCTCGCTAACGTCAAGATGTCGATGAACCCGTTCTGCGAAATCGCAGTGGAAGAAGCCGTACGTCTGAAAGAGAAAGGCGTTGCGACTGAAATCGTCGTCGTCTCTATCGGCCCGTCCACCGCTCAAGAGCAACTGCGCACCGCGCTGGCGCTGGGTGCCGACCGTGCCATCCTCGTCGAATCCGCTGAAGATCTGACTTCCCTGGCCGTGGCCAAGCTGCTCAAGGCAGTGGTCGACAAGGAACAGCCTCAGCTGGTGATCCTCGGCAAACAAGCCATCGACAGCGACAACAACCAGACCGGCCAGATGCTCGCGGCATTGAGCGGCTACGGTCAGGGCACGTTCGCATCGAAAGTCGAAGTCAGCGGTGACAGCGTTGCCGTGACTCGTGAAATCGACGGCGGCGCGCAGACGGTTTCCCTGAAACTGCCGGCCATCGTCACCACCGACCTGCGTTTGAACGAGCCGCGCTACGCGTCCCTGCCAAACATCATGAAAGCCAAGAAGAAGCCTCTCGAAGTGCTGACTCCGGACGCTTTGGGCGTTTCCACCGCCTCCACCAACAAGACCTTGAAAGTCGAAGCGCCAGCTGCACGCAGCGCGGGTATCAAGGTCAAGTCGGTGGCTGAACTGGTTGAAAAACTCAAGAACGAAGCGAAGGTAATCTAA
- a CDS encoding electron transfer flavoprotein-ubiquinone oxidoreductase: MEREYMEFDVVIVGAGPAGLSAACRLKQKAAEAGKEISVCVVEKGSEVGAHILSGAVFEPRALNELFPDWKELGAPLNTPVTRDDIFVLKNADSAQKIPDLFVPKTMHNEGNYIISLGNLCRWLAQQAENLGVEIYPGFAAQEALFDENGVVRGIITGDLGVDREGNPKEGLYTPGMELRAKYTLFAEGCRGHIGKQLIKRFNLDSEADAQHYGIGLKEIWEIDPAKHQPGLVVHTAGWPLDIMGTENTGGSFLYHLENNQVVVGLIVDLSYSNTFLSPFDEFQRLKHHPVLKQYLEGGKRISYGARAICKGGLNSLPKMVFKGGALIGCDLGTLNFAKIKGSHTAMKSGMLAADAVADALFADLDSTQELTTYVDAFKKSWLYDELFASRNFGPAMHKFGPILGAAFNYIDQNWFGGKLPFTLHDTKPDYACLKLAADCKKIDYPKPDGKISFDKLSSVFISGTNHEEEQPCHLKLADASIPISKNLPLYDEPAQRYCPAGVYEVVTKEDGEKRFQINAQNCVHCKTCDIKDPAQNITWVAPEGAGGPTYPNM, translated from the coding sequence GTGGAACGCGAATACATGGAATTCGACGTGGTCATCGTCGGTGCCGGCCCCGCTGGCCTGTCCGCCGCCTGCCGTTTGAAGCAGAAGGCCGCCGAAGCTGGTAAGGAAATCAGCGTCTGCGTGGTCGAAAAAGGCTCCGAAGTCGGCGCTCATATCTTGTCCGGTGCCGTGTTCGAACCACGGGCCCTGAACGAACTGTTCCCGGACTGGAAAGAACTCGGCGCGCCGCTGAACACGCCAGTCACCCGCGATGACATCTTCGTTCTGAAGAACGCTGACAGCGCGCAGAAGATTCCAGACCTCTTTGTGCCCAAGACCATGCACAACGAAGGCAACTACATCATCTCCCTGGGCAACCTGTGCCGCTGGCTGGCCCAGCAGGCCGAGAACCTGGGCGTGGAAATCTACCCGGGCTTCGCCGCCCAGGAAGCGCTGTTCGACGAGAACGGCGTGGTTCGCGGGATCATCACCGGCGATCTGGGCGTTGACCGCGAAGGCAATCCGAAAGAAGGCCTGTACACCCCAGGCATGGAACTGCGCGCCAAGTACACACTGTTCGCCGAAGGTTGCCGCGGCCACATCGGCAAGCAGCTGATCAAGCGTTTCAACCTCGACAGCGAAGCCGACGCCCAGCATTACGGCATCGGCCTGAAAGAAATCTGGGAAATCGACCCGGCCAAGCACCAGCCAGGCCTGGTGGTCCACACCGCCGGCTGGCCGCTGGACATCATGGGCACCGAGAACACCGGTGGCTCGTTCCTCTATCACTTGGAAAACAACCAGGTGGTGGTCGGTCTGATCGTCGATCTTTCCTACAGCAATACCTTCCTGTCGCCGTTCGACGAGTTCCAGCGCCTCAAGCATCACCCGGTGCTCAAGCAATACCTGGAAGGCGGCAAGCGCATCAGCTACGGCGCCCGCGCGATCTGCAAAGGCGGCCTGAACTCGCTGCCGAAAATGGTCTTCAAGGGCGGTGCGCTGATCGGTTGCGACCTCGGCACCCTGAACTTCGCCAAGATCAAAGGCAGCCACACGGCGATGAAGTCCGGCATGCTCGCCGCTGACGCCGTGGCCGACGCGCTGTTCGCCGATCTGGACAGCACGCAAGAGCTGACCACTTACGTCGACGCGTTCAAGAAGAGCTGGCTCTATGACGAACTGTTCGCCAGCCGCAACTTCGGCCCGGCGATGCACAAGTTCGGCCCGATTCTCGGCGCGGCATTCAACTACATCGACCAGAACTGGTTCGGCGGCAAACTGCCGTTCACCCTGCACGACACCAAGCCGGATTACGCGTGCCTGAAACTGGCGGCCGACTGCAAGAAGATCGACTACCCGAAACCGGACGGCAAGATCAGCTTCGACAAACTCAGCTCGGTGTTCATCTCCGGTACCAACCATGAAGAAGAGCAGCCGTGCCACCTGAAGCTGGCCGACGCGAGCATCCCGATCAGCAAGAACCTGCCGCTGTACGATGAACCTGCCCAGCGTTACTGCCCGGCCGGTGTGTACGAAGTGGTGACCAAGGAAGACGGCGAGAAGCGCTTCCAGATCAACGCCCAGAACTGTGTTCACTGCAAGACCTGCGACATCAAGGATCCTGCACAGAACATCACCTGGGTAGCGCCGGAAGGTGCCGGTGGCCCGACTTACCCGAACATGTAA